The Pseudomonas baetica genome includes a region encoding these proteins:
- the rpoC gene encoding DNA-directed RNA polymerase subunit beta' — protein MKDLLNLLKNQGQVEEFDAIRIGLASPEMIRSWSFGEVKKPETINYRTFKPERDGLFCAKIFGPVKDYECLCGKYKRLKHRGVICEKCGVEVALAKVRRERMAHIELASPVAHIWFLKSLPSRIGLLMDMTLRDIERVLYFESYVVIDPGMTTLEKGQLLNDEQYFEALEEFGDDFDARMGAEAVRELLHAIDLEHEIGRLREEIPQTNSETKIKKLSKRLKLMEAFQGSGNLPEWMVLTVLPVLPPDLRPLVPLDGGRFATSDLNDLYRRVINRNNRLKRLLDLSAPDIIVRNEKRMLQEAVDALLDNGRRGRAITGSNKRPLKSLADMIKGKQGRFRQNLLGKRVDYSGRSVITVGPTLRLHQCGLPKKMALELFKPFIFGKLEMRGLATTIKAAKKMVERELPEVWDVLAEVIREHPVLLNRAPTLHRLGIQAFEPVLIEGKAIQLHPLVCAAYNADFDGDQMAVHVPLTLEAQLEARALMMSTNNILSPANGEPIIVPSQDVVLGLYYMTREAINAKGEGRVFADLQEVDRVFRAGEAALHAKVKVRINETVNDRDGNSVSGTRIVDTTVGRALLFQVVPKGLSYDVVNLPMKKKAISKLINQCYRVVGLKETVIFADQLMYTGFAYSTISGVSIGVNDFVIPDEKARIIGAATDEVKEIESQYASGLVTQGEKYNKVIDLWSKANDEVSKAMMANLSKEKVIDRHGVEVDQESFNSMYMMADSGARGSAAQIRQLAGMRGLMAKPDGSIIETPITANFREGLSVLQYFISTHGARKGLADTALKTANSGYLTRRLVDVAQDLVVTEIDCGTEHGLLMTPHIEGGDVVEPLGERVLGRVIARDVFKPGTEDVIVPAGTLVDEKWVEFIELNSIDEVIVRSPISCETRYGICAKCYGRDLARGHQVNIGEAVGVIAAQSIGEPGTQLTMRTFHIGGAASRTSAADSVQVKNGGTVRLHNLKHVERVDGHLVAVSRSGELAIADDFGRERERYKLPYGAVISVKEGDKVDAGAIVAKWDPHTHPIVTEMKGTVTYVGMEEGITIKRQTDELTGMTNIEVLDAKDRPAAGKEIRPAVKMVDDNGKDLLLPGTDVIAQYFLPANALVGVADGAKIAIGDVIARIPQETSKTRDITGGLPRVADLFEARRPKEASILAEVSGTIAFGKETKGKRRLVITPNDGSDPYEELIPKWRHLNVFEGEQVNRGEVISDGPSDPHDILRLLGVSALAKYIVNEIQDVYRLQGVKINDKHIETILRQMLRKVEIAESGDSSFIKGDQMELTHVLVENERLGGEDKFVSKYTRVLLGITKASLSTESFISAASFQETTRVLTEAAVTGKRDYLRGLKENVVVGRLIPAGTGLAYHSERKRRRDADKPLRVSASEVEAALTEALNSSGN, from the coding sequence TTGAAAGACCTACTGAATTTGCTGAAAAACCAGGGTCAAGTCGAAGAGTTCGACGCCATCCGTATCGGATTGGCCTCGCCTGAGATGATCCGCTCATGGTCGTTCGGTGAAGTTAAAAAGCCGGAAACCATCAACTACCGTACGTTCAAACCTGAGCGTGACGGCCTGTTCTGCGCCAAGATCTTTGGCCCGGTAAAGGATTACGAGTGCCTGTGCGGTAAGTACAAGCGCTTGAAGCACCGTGGTGTGATCTGCGAGAAGTGCGGCGTTGAAGTCGCGCTGGCCAAGGTTCGTCGTGAGCGCATGGCGCACATCGAACTGGCTTCGCCGGTTGCCCACATCTGGTTCCTGAAATCGCTGCCGTCGCGTATCGGCTTGCTGATGGACATGACCCTGCGTGATATCGAACGCGTTCTCTACTTCGAGAGCTATGTCGTTATCGATCCAGGCATGACTACCCTTGAAAAAGGTCAGTTGCTGAACGACGAGCAGTACTTCGAAGCGCTGGAAGAGTTCGGTGACGACTTCGACGCCCGTATGGGTGCTGAAGCTGTCCGTGAACTGCTGCACGCTATCGACCTGGAGCACGAGATTGGACGTCTGCGTGAAGAAATTCCGCAAACCAACTCCGAAACCAAGATCAAGAAGCTGTCCAAGCGTCTGAAGTTGATGGAAGCCTTCCAGGGTTCCGGCAACCTGCCAGAGTGGATGGTGCTGACCGTTCTGCCGGTTCTGCCGCCAGATCTGCGTCCACTGGTTCCGCTGGATGGCGGTCGTTTCGCGACTTCCGACCTCAACGATCTGTATCGTCGAGTGATCAACCGTAACAACCGTTTGAAGCGCCTGCTGGATCTGTCCGCTCCGGACATCATCGTGCGCAACGAAAAGCGTATGTTGCAGGAAGCTGTCGATGCTCTGCTCGACAACGGTCGTCGTGGCCGCGCTATCACCGGTTCGAACAAGCGTCCTCTGAAATCCCTGGCTGACATGATCAAGGGTAAGCAAGGTCGTTTCCGTCAGAACTTGCTCGGTAAGCGTGTTGACTACTCCGGTCGTTCGGTAATTACCGTAGGTCCGACCCTGCGTCTGCACCAGTGCGGTCTGCCGAAGAAGATGGCTCTCGAGCTGTTCAAGCCGTTCATTTTCGGCAAGCTCGAAATGCGTGGTCTCGCGACCACCATCAAAGCGGCCAAGAAAATGGTCGAGCGCGAATTGCCAGAGGTTTGGGACGTTCTCGCTGAAGTGATCCGTGAACACCCGGTTCTCCTCAACCGTGCACCGACCCTTCACCGTCTGGGTATCCAGGCGTTTGAACCGGTACTGATCGAAGGTAAGGCTATTCAGCTGCATCCTCTGGTCTGCGCCGCGTACAACGCCGACTTCGACGGCGACCAAATGGCTGTGCACGTACCGCTGACACTGGAAGCTCAGCTGGAAGCGCGTGCGTTGATGATGTCGACCAACAACATTCTGTCGCCAGCCAACGGTGAGCCAATCATCGTTCCGTCGCAGGACGTTGTATTGGGTCTGTACTACATGACTCGTGAAGCGATCAACGCCAAAGGCGAAGGTCGTGTGTTCGCGGATCTGCAGGAAGTTGACCGTGTGTTCCGTGCCGGCGAAGCCGCACTGCATGCCAAGGTTAAAGTACGTATTAACGAAACCGTCAATGACCGTGACGGCAACAGCGTAAGCGGCACCCGTATCGTCGACACCACTGTCGGCCGTGCGCTGCTGTTCCAGGTTGTGCCAAAGGGTCTGTCGTACGACGTCGTCAACTTGCCGATGAAGAAAAAGGCGATCTCCAAGCTGATCAACCAATGCTACCGCGTGGTTGGTTTGAAAGAGACCGTGATCTTCGCTGACCAGTTGATGTACACCGGTTTTGCTTACTCGACCATCTCCGGCGTTTCCATCGGTGTTAACGACTTCGTTATCCCCGATGAAAAAGCTCGCATCATCGGTGCTGCCACCGACGAAGTGAAAGAGATCGAGAGCCAGTACGCCTCCGGCCTGGTAACCCAGGGCGAGAAGTACAACAAAGTGATCGACCTTTGGTCGAAAGCGAACGACGAAGTTTCCAAGGCGATGATGGCCAACCTCTCGAAAGAGAAGGTTATCGACCGTCATGGTGTTGAAGTCGACCAAGAGTCGTTCAACTCGATGTACATGATGGCCGACTCGGGTGCGCGGGGTTCCGCAGCACAGATTCGTCAGCTGGCCGGTATGCGTGGTCTGATGGCCAAGCCGGACGGTTCCATCATTGAAACGCCGATTACTGCGAACTTCCGTGAAGGTCTGAGCGTACTTCAGTACTTCATCTCGACTCACGGTGCTCGTAAAGGTCTGGCGGATACCGCGTTGAAAACTGCGAACTCCGGTTACCTGACTCGTCGTCTGGTGGACGTGGCGCAGGATCTGGTTGTAACCGAGATCGATTGCGGCACCGAACACGGTCTGCTGATGACTCCGCACATTGAGGGCGGTGACGTTGTAGAGCCGTTGGGTGAGCGCGTATTGGGTCGTGTTATCGCCCGTGACGTATTCAAGCCAGGTACCGAGGACGTTATCGTTCCTGCCGGCACTCTGGTAGACGAGAAGTGGGTTGAATTCATCGAGCTGAACAGCATCGACGAAGTGATCGTGCGTTCGCCGATCAGCTGCGAAACCCGCTACGGCATTTGCGCCAAGTGCTACGGCCGTGATCTGGCTCGTGGTCACCAGGTGAACATCGGTGAAGCGGTCGGCGTTATCGCTGCCCAGTCCATCGGTGAGCCGGGTACCCAGCTGACGATGCGTACGTTCCACATCGGTGGTGCGGCAAGCCGTACCTCTGCAGCCGACAGCGTTCAGGTGAAGAATGGCGGTACCGTCCGTCTGCACAACCTGAAGCACGTTGAGCGAGTGGATGGTCACTTGGTTGCTGTGTCCCGTTCCGGTGAGCTGGCTATCGCTGATGACTTCGGTCGTGAGCGCGAGCGTTACAAGCTGCCGTACGGTGCCGTAATTTCGGTTAAAGAAGGTGACAAGGTCGACGCTGGCGCAATCGTGGCCAAGTGGGATCCGCACACTCACCCAATCGTTACCGAAATGAAAGGTACCGTGACCTACGTGGGCATGGAAGAAGGCATCACGATCAAGCGTCAGACTGACGAATTGACCGGTATGACCAACATTGAAGTACTCGACGCGAAAGATCGTCCAGCTGCGGGCAAAGAAATCCGTCCAGCAGTGAAGATGGTCGACGACAACGGCAAGGATCTGTTGCTGCCAGGCACTGACGTTATCGCTCAGTACTTCCTGCCAGCCAACGCCCTGGTCGGTGTGGCGGACGGTGCGAAGATCGCGATCGGTGATGTTATCGCGCGTATCCCGCAAGAAACTTCGAAGACCCGTGACATCACCGGTGGTCTGCCGCGTGTTGCCGACTTGTTCGAAGCTCGTCGTCCGAAAGAAGCGTCGATTCTGGCTGAAGTCAGCGGCACCATCGCGTTCGGTAAAGAGACCAAAGGCAAGCGCCGTCTGGTCATTACCCCGAACGACGGTTCCGATCCGTACGAAGAGCTGATTCCGAAGTGGCGTCACCTGAACGTGTTCGAAGGCGAACAGGTAAACCGCGGCGAAGTTATCTCCGACGGCCCAAGCGATCCGCACGACATCCTGCGTCTGCTGGGTGTGAGCGCGCTGGCCAAGTACATCGTTAACGAGATCCAGGACGTTTACCGTCTGCAAGGCGTGAAGATCAACGATAAGCACATCGAGACCATCCTGCGTCAGATGCTGCGTAAAGTTGAAATCGCTGAATCCGGCGATTCGAGTTTCATCAAGGGCGACCAGATGGAACTGACTCACGTACTGGTAGAAAACGAGCGTTTGGGCGGCGAAGACAAGTTCGTCTCCAAGTACACTCGCGTTCTGTTGGGTATTACCAAGGCGTCGTTGTCCACCGAATCGTTCATCTCGGCGGCTTCCTTCCAGGAAACCACCCGCGTACTGACCGAAGCGGCAGTCACCGGCAAGCGCGATTACCTGCGCGGCCTGAAAGAAAACGTAGTCGTGGGTCGTCTGATCCCGGCCGGTACCGGTCTGGCATATCACAGCGAGCGCAAGCGTCGCCGTGATGCTGACAAGCCGTTGCGCGTTAGCGCCAGTGAAGTGGAAGCTGCACTGACCGAAGCGCTGAACTCGAGCGGTAACTGA
- the rpsL gene encoding 30S ribosomal protein S12, producing MATINQLVRQPRKRIVEKSDVPALQNCPQRRGVCTRVYTTTPKKPNSALRKVCRVRLTNGFEVSSYIGGEGHNLQEHSVVLIRGGRVKDLPGVRYHTVRGSLDTSGVKGRNQGRSKYGTKRPK from the coding sequence ATGGCAACTATCAACCAGCTGGTACGTCAGCCGCGTAAGCGTATCGTCGAGAAATCCGACGTACCTGCGCTGCAGAACTGCCCGCAACGTCGTGGCGTGTGCACCCGTGTGTACACCACCACGCCGAAAAAACCTAACTCGGCACTGCGTAAAGTATGCCGTGTGCGTCTGACCAACGGTTTCGAGGTTTCCTCGTACATCGGTGGTGAAGGCCACAACCTGCAAGAGCACAGCGTGGTACTGATCCGCGGCGGTCGTGTAAAAGACTTGCCAGGTGTTCGTTACCACACCGTTCGCGGCTCCTTGGATACTTCCGGCGTTAAAGGCCGTAACCAAGGTCGTTCGAAGTACGGTACCAAGCGTCCGAAGTAA
- the rpsG gene encoding 30S ribosomal protein S7 yields the protein MPRRRVAAKREILDDPKYGSQILAKFMNHVMESGKKAVAERIVYGALETVATRKAGTDPLELFEKALDAIAPLVEVKSRRVGGATYQVPVEVRPSRRNALAMRWLVDFARKRGEKSMALRLAGELLDAAEGKGAAVKKREDVHRMAEANKAFSHYRF from the coding sequence ATGCCAAGACGTCGCGTAGCAGCAAAGCGTGAGATTCTGGACGATCCGAAATACGGAAGCCAGATCCTCGCCAAATTCATGAACCACGTTATGGAAAGCGGCAAGAAAGCCGTTGCCGAACGTATCGTTTATGGTGCCCTGGAAACCGTTGCGACCCGTAAGGCTGGCACCGATCCCCTGGAACTCTTCGAAAAAGCACTCGACGCCATCGCTCCGCTGGTCGAAGTGAAGTCGCGCCGCGTTGGTGGTGCTACTTACCAGGTTCCGGTCGAGGTTCGTCCTTCCCGTCGTAACGCTCTGGCAATGCGCTGGTTGGTAGACTTCGCCCGTAAGCGTGGCGAGAAGTCTATGGCTCTGCGTTTGGCTGGCGAACTGCTGGATGCTGCTGAAGGTAAAGGTGCTGCTGTTAAGAAGCGTGAAGACGTGCACCGTATGGCCGAAGCCAACAAAGCTTTCTCGCACTACCGCTTCTAA